The following coding sequences lie in one Salmo salar chromosome ssa13, Ssal_v3.1, whole genome shotgun sequence genomic window:
- the roa1 gene encoding heterogeneous nuclear ribonucleoprotein A1 isoform X3, translated as MSKEAPREPEQLRKLFIGGLSFETTDESLREHFEQWGSLTDCVVMRDPANKRSRGFGFVTYSGVNEVDAAMEARPHKVDGRLVEPKRAVSREDSSRPGAHVTVKKIFVGGIKEDTEDSHLRDYFEQFGKIEVIDIMTDRTSGKKRGFAFVTFDDHDAVDRIVIQKYHTLNGHNCEVRKALSRQEMQTTGVGMRGGRGGGGNYGRGGGYGGDADSSVSGGRGGGYGGGDGGYNNGYGGGDGGYGGGPGGYGGGNRGYGGGQGYGGGQGGGYGGGNGYNDYNNGNGGNFGGGKSMASAQEAAPVGGNFGGGGGGNNYNDFGNYNNQPSNYGPMKGNNFGGSGGGGGGSGGGGSSGGSGGGRSSGPYGGGYGGNSGGGGGGYGGGSGGRRF; from the exons GCCCCACGTGAACCCGAGCAGCTCCGCAAACTGTTCATCGGAGGTCTGAGCTTCGAAACCACGGATGAGAGTTTGCGAGAACACTTCGAACAATGGGGGTCTCTTACAGATTGTGTG GTCATGCGAGATCCAGCCAACAAACGCTCTAGAGGTTTTGGGTTTGTCACCTACTCTGGTGTGAACGAGGTCGATGCTGCCATGGAAGCACGCCCCCATAAGGTTGATGGTAGGTTGGTAGAGCCCAAGAGGGCTGTTTCCAGAGAGGACTCTAGCCGTCCAGGCGCTCATGTCACAgtgaaaaaaatatttgttggcgGTATCAAGGAAGACACTGAAGACTCCCACCTACGAGACTACTTTGAGCAATTTGGCAAGATTGAAGTAATAGACATTATGACCGACCGCACCAGTGGCAAGAAGAGGGGCTTTGCCTTTGTCACGTTTGATGACCATGATGCAGTGGACAGGATTGTCA TCCAGAAATACCACACGTTGAACGGTCACAACTGTGAAGTGAGGAAAGCATTGTCCAGACAGGAGATGCAGACAACAGGAGTGGGTATGAGGGGTG GCCGCGGAGGTGGCGGCAACTATGGCAGAGGTGGAGGATATGGAG GTGACGCTGACTCGTCTGTTTCAGGAGGCAGAGGGGGTGGATACGGAGGAGGAGATGGCGGTTACAACAATGGTTATGGGGGAGGCGACG GTGGTTATGGTGGAGGCCCTGGTGGTTATGGCGGTGGTAACCGTGGCTACGGCGGAGGACAGGGTTATGGTGGAGGACAGGGTGGCGGCTACGGTGGTGGAAATGGCTATAACGACTACAACAATGGCAATGGTGGAAACTTTGGCGGCGGTAAGTCCATGGCTTCCGCACAAGAAGCAGCCCCAGTTGGTG GAAACTTtggcggcggtggcggcggcAACAACTACAATGACTTTGGCAACTACAACAACCAGCCTTCCAACTACGGCCCAATGAAGGGTAACAACTTTGGAGGCagcggtggaggtggtggaggtagcggtggtggtggcagcagtggtGGAAGTGGCGGTGGCAGGAGTAGCGGCCCATATGGAG GTGGATATGGAGGTAACTCAGGAGGTGGCGGCGGTGGATATGGCGGGGGCTCTGGTGGACGCCGATTCTAA
- the nfe2 gene encoding transcription factor NF-E2 45 kDa subunit: MCAAVSYVLPLRRHSEGLANPGRLCGGVSMPTHAPGARSHGAPHPHDEEMDLAWQELMAITELQEFEVPHDSPYENIQYHPMELPISLGGYGMAQSHSHTEPLPCGGETNPDAAYEGSYSKVMPACQHQATREAAAAAEALYGHSGNHSGAQLNPRVLNPLQPSLMGLLEHMSLPSVGGEGLVGNNNAGPSHGPGRYVLGTSHGQSKHTPCTMDDLESDSGLSLGSSPPLASPEDAMTGVPAYSSTEVGLNYSHGEMENMGEQGRRASLFYSVDYQQHPNHPYHCSGMHSSYFPVTQPSQMQPQPHFLPPMSMKHQQGSPSALNDRHLNSSATRESSPQAFYVKPRGNPLPVSLNRDERRALALKIPFPLEKIINLPVDDFNELLTQYTLTDSQLALVRDIRRRGKNKVAAQNCRKRKLENIVYLEGELGQLQAQREHLARERLEFQRNLTIVKHRLTDLYAEVFSQLRDEDGHPYSIDDYSLQQTPDGNVYLVPRSEVLEGE, encoded by the exons ATGTGTGCAGCAGTCAGCTATGTGCTCCCATTGAggagacacagtgag GGCTTGGCGAATCCTGGCAGGCTGTGTGGGGGGGTATCGATGCCCACCCATGCCCCTGGAGCCCGGTCACATGGAGCCCCCCACCCACACGACGAAGAGATGGACTTGGCCTGGCAGGAACTGATGGCCATCACTGAGCTTCAG GAGTTTGAGGTCCCACATGACAGCCCATATGAAAATATTCAGTACCATCCCATGGAGCTGCCCATCTCTCTGGGAGGTTATGGCATGGCTCAGTCTCACTCTCATACAGAGCCCCTCCCCTGTGGTGGGGAGACAAATCCTGATGCTGCTTATGAGGGATCCTACTCTAAAGTAATGCCAGCTTGCCAACATCAGGCCACCagggaagcagcagcagcagcagaggcacTGTACGGACATTCTGGAAACCATTCTGGAGCCCAGCTGAACCCCAGAGTTCTGAACCCTCTACAGCCCTCGCTGATGGGCCTTCTAGAGCATATGAGTCTGCCGAGCGTCGGTGGTGAGGGGCTTGTTGGAAACAACAATGCTGGCCCCTCTCATGGCCCGGGTCGGTACGTGCTAGGGACAAGTCATGGGCAGAGCAAACACACACCATGCACTATGGATGATCTGGAATCTGACTCTGGCCTATCTCTGGGGTCCAGCCCACCACTAGCCTCACCAGAGGATGCCATGACTGGTGTCCCTGCTTATTCAAGCACAGAGGTTGGTCTGAACTATAGTCACGGGGAGATGGAGAATATGGGTGAGCAAGGTAGGAGAGCTAGCCTCTTTTACTCTGTGGACTATCAGCAGCATCCCAATCACCCCTACCACTGCTCAGGGATGCACTCCTCTTACTTCCCTGTAACACAACCATCCCAAATGCAACCACAGCCTCACTTCCTGCCTCCCATGTCAATGAAACATCAACAAGGTTCACCCAGTGCCTTGAACGACCGGCATCTTAACAGCTCTGCCACCAGAGAGAGCTCTCCCCAGGCGTTCTATGTAAAACCCAGAGGTAAcccacttcctgtctctctgaacCGGGACGAACGCCGAGCCCTCGCCCTCAAGATCCCTTTCCCTCTAGAGAAGATCATCAACCTACCTGTGGACGACTTCAACGAGCTCCTGACACAGTACACCCTCACGGACTCCCAGCTCGCCCTCGTCAGGGACATCCGCCGGCGGGGGAAGAACAAGGTGGCAGCCCAGAACTGCAGAAAGAGGAAACTGGAGAACATTGTTTACCTGGAGGGGGAGTTGGGTCAGCTACAGGCACAGAGGGAACACCTGGCCAGGGAGAGGTTAGAGTTCCAACGCAACCTGACTATTGTTAAACACCGCCTCACAGACTTGTATGCTGAGGTCTTTTCTCAGCTGCGGGATGAGGATGGACAtccctactctatagatgactacTCTCTACAGCAGACCCCTGATGGGAACGTATACTTGGTGCCTCGTAGTGAAGTGTTGGAGGGAGAATAA
- the roa1 gene encoding heterogeneous nuclear ribonucleoprotein A1 isoform X7: protein MSKEAPREPEQLRKLFIGGLSFETTDESLREHFEQWGSLTDCVVMRDPANKRSRGFGFVTYSGVNEVDAAMEARPHKVDGRLVEPKRAVSREDSSRPGAHVTVKKIFVGGIKEDTEDSHLRDYFEQFGKIEVIDIMTDRTSGKKRGFAFVTFDDHDAVDRIVIQKYHTLNGHNCEVRKALSRQEMQTTGVGMRGGRGGGGNYGRGGGYGGDADSSVSGGRGGGYGGGDGGYNNGYGGGDGGYGGGPGGYGGGNRGYGGGQGYGGGQGGGYGGGNGYNDYNNGNGGNFGGGNFGGGGGGNNYNDFGNYNNQPSNYGPMKGNNFGGSGGGGGGSGGGGSSGGSGGGRSSGPYGGGYGGNSGGGGGGYGGGSGGRRF, encoded by the exons GCCCCACGTGAACCCGAGCAGCTCCGCAAACTGTTCATCGGAGGTCTGAGCTTCGAAACCACGGATGAGAGTTTGCGAGAACACTTCGAACAATGGGGGTCTCTTACAGATTGTGTG GTCATGCGAGATCCAGCCAACAAACGCTCTAGAGGTTTTGGGTTTGTCACCTACTCTGGTGTGAACGAGGTCGATGCTGCCATGGAAGCACGCCCCCATAAGGTTGATGGTAGGTTGGTAGAGCCCAAGAGGGCTGTTTCCAGAGAGGACTCTAGCCGTCCAGGCGCTCATGTCACAgtgaaaaaaatatttgttggcgGTATCAAGGAAGACACTGAAGACTCCCACCTACGAGACTACTTTGAGCAATTTGGCAAGATTGAAGTAATAGACATTATGACCGACCGCACCAGTGGCAAGAAGAGGGGCTTTGCCTTTGTCACGTTTGATGACCATGATGCAGTGGACAGGATTGTCA TCCAGAAATACCACACGTTGAACGGTCACAACTGTGAAGTGAGGAAAGCATTGTCCAGACAGGAGATGCAGACAACAGGAGTGGGTATGAGGGGTG GCCGCGGAGGTGGCGGCAACTATGGCAGAGGTGGAGGATATGGAG GTGACGCTGACTCGTCTGTTTCAGGAGGCAGAGGGGGTGGATACGGAGGAGGAGATGGCGGTTACAACAATGGTTATGGGGGAGGCGACG GTGGTTATGGTGGAGGCCCTGGTGGTTATGGCGGTGGTAACCGTGGCTACGGCGGAGGACAGGGTTATGGTGGAGGACAGGGTGGCGGCTACGGTGGTGGAAATGGCTATAACGACTACAACAATGGCAATGGTGGAAACTTTGGCGGCG GAAACTTtggcggcggtggcggcggcAACAACTACAATGACTTTGGCAACTACAACAACCAGCCTTCCAACTACGGCCCAATGAAGGGTAACAACTTTGGAGGCagcggtggaggtggtggaggtagcggtggtggtggcagcagtggtGGAAGTGGCGGTGGCAGGAGTAGCGGCCCATATGGAG GTGGATATGGAGGTAACTCAGGAGGTGGCGGCGGTGGATATGGCGGGGGCTCTGGTGGACGCCGATTCTAA
- the roa1 gene encoding heterogeneous nuclear ribonucleoprotein A1 isoform X4: MSKEAPREPEQLRKLFIGGLSFETTDESLREHFEQWGSLTDCVVMRDPANKRSRGFGFVTYSGVNEVDAAMEARPHKVDGRLVEPKRAVSREDSSRPGAHVTVKKIFVGGIKEDTEDSHLRDYFEQFGKIEVIDIMTDRTSGKKRGFAFVTFDDHDAVDRIVIQKYHTLNGHNCEVRKALSRQEMQTTGVGMRGGRGGGGNYGRGGGYGGNDFGRDGGHFDGRGDADSSVSGGRGGGYGGGDGGYNNGYGGGDGGYGGGPGGYGGGNRGYGGGQGYGGGQGGGYGGGNGYNDYNNGNGGNFGGGNFGGGGGGNNYNDFGNYNNQPSNYGPMKGNNFGGSGGGGGGSGGGGSSGGSGGGRSSGPYGGGYGGNSGGGGGGYGGGSGGRRF; the protein is encoded by the exons GCCCCACGTGAACCCGAGCAGCTCCGCAAACTGTTCATCGGAGGTCTGAGCTTCGAAACCACGGATGAGAGTTTGCGAGAACACTTCGAACAATGGGGGTCTCTTACAGATTGTGTG GTCATGCGAGATCCAGCCAACAAACGCTCTAGAGGTTTTGGGTTTGTCACCTACTCTGGTGTGAACGAGGTCGATGCTGCCATGGAAGCACGCCCCCATAAGGTTGATGGTAGGTTGGTAGAGCCCAAGAGGGCTGTTTCCAGAGAGGACTCTAGCCGTCCAGGCGCTCATGTCACAgtgaaaaaaatatttgttggcgGTATCAAGGAAGACACTGAAGACTCCCACCTACGAGACTACTTTGAGCAATTTGGCAAGATTGAAGTAATAGACATTATGACCGACCGCACCAGTGGCAAGAAGAGGGGCTTTGCCTTTGTCACGTTTGATGACCATGATGCAGTGGACAGGATTGTCA TCCAGAAATACCACACGTTGAACGGTCACAACTGTGAAGTGAGGAAAGCATTGTCCAGACAGGAGATGCAGACAACAGGAGTGGGTATGAGGGGTG GCCGCGGAGGTGGCGGCAACTATGGCAGAGGTGGAGGATATGGAGGTAATGATTTTGGCCGTGATGGTGGACACTTCGATGGCCGTG GTGACGCTGACTCGTCTGTTTCAGGAGGCAGAGGGGGTGGATACGGAGGAGGAGATGGCGGTTACAACAATGGTTATGGGGGAGGCGACG GTGGTTATGGTGGAGGCCCTGGTGGTTATGGCGGTGGTAACCGTGGCTACGGCGGAGGACAGGGTTATGGTGGAGGACAGGGTGGCGGCTACGGTGGTGGAAATGGCTATAACGACTACAACAATGGCAATGGTGGAAACTTTGGCGGCG GAAACTTtggcggcggtggcggcggcAACAACTACAATGACTTTGGCAACTACAACAACCAGCCTTCCAACTACGGCCCAATGAAGGGTAACAACTTTGGAGGCagcggtggaggtggtggaggtagcggtggtggtggcagcagtggtGGAAGTGGCGGTGGCAGGAGTAGCGGCCCATATGGAG GTGGATATGGAGGTAACTCAGGAGGTGGCGGCGGTGGATATGGCGGGGGCTCTGGTGGACGCCGATTCTAA
- the roa1 gene encoding heterogeneous nuclear ribonucleoprotein A1 isoform X6 → MSKEAPREPEQLRKLFIGGLSFETTDESLREHFEQWGSLTDCVVMRDPANKRSRGFGFVTYSGVNEVDAAMEARPHKVDGRLVEPKRAVSREDSSRPGAHVTVKKIFVGGIKEDTEDSHLRDYFEQFGKIEVIDIMTDRTSGKKRGFAFVTFDDHDAVDRIVIQKYHTLNGHNCEVRKALSRQEMQTTGVGMRGGRGGGGNYGRGGGYGGGRGGGYGGGDGGYNNGYGGGDGGYGGGPGGYGGGNRGYGGGQGYGGGQGGGYGGGNGYNDYNNGNGGNFGGGKSMASAQEAAPVGGNFGGGGGGNNYNDFGNYNNQPSNYGPMKGNNFGGSGGGGGGSGGGGSSGGSGGGRSSGPYGGGYGGNSGGGGGGYGGGSGGRRF, encoded by the exons GCCCCACGTGAACCCGAGCAGCTCCGCAAACTGTTCATCGGAGGTCTGAGCTTCGAAACCACGGATGAGAGTTTGCGAGAACACTTCGAACAATGGGGGTCTCTTACAGATTGTGTG GTCATGCGAGATCCAGCCAACAAACGCTCTAGAGGTTTTGGGTTTGTCACCTACTCTGGTGTGAACGAGGTCGATGCTGCCATGGAAGCACGCCCCCATAAGGTTGATGGTAGGTTGGTAGAGCCCAAGAGGGCTGTTTCCAGAGAGGACTCTAGCCGTCCAGGCGCTCATGTCACAgtgaaaaaaatatttgttggcgGTATCAAGGAAGACACTGAAGACTCCCACCTACGAGACTACTTTGAGCAATTTGGCAAGATTGAAGTAATAGACATTATGACCGACCGCACCAGTGGCAAGAAGAGGGGCTTTGCCTTTGTCACGTTTGATGACCATGATGCAGTGGACAGGATTGTCA TCCAGAAATACCACACGTTGAACGGTCACAACTGTGAAGTGAGGAAAGCATTGTCCAGACAGGAGATGCAGACAACAGGAGTGGGTATGAGGGGTG GCCGCGGAGGTGGCGGCAACTATGGCAGAGGTGGAGGATATGGAG GAGGCAGAGGGGGTGGATACGGAGGAGGAGATGGCGGTTACAACAATGGTTATGGGGGAGGCGACG GTGGTTATGGTGGAGGCCCTGGTGGTTATGGCGGTGGTAACCGTGGCTACGGCGGAGGACAGGGTTATGGTGGAGGACAGGGTGGCGGCTACGGTGGTGGAAATGGCTATAACGACTACAACAATGGCAATGGTGGAAACTTTGGCGGCGGTAAGTCCATGGCTTCCGCACAAGAAGCAGCCCCAGTTGGTG GAAACTTtggcggcggtggcggcggcAACAACTACAATGACTTTGGCAACTACAACAACCAGCCTTCCAACTACGGCCCAATGAAGGGTAACAACTTTGGAGGCagcggtggaggtggtggaggtagcggtggtggtggcagcagtggtGGAAGTGGCGGTGGCAGGAGTAGCGGCCCATATGGAG GTGGATATGGAGGTAACTCAGGAGGTGGCGGCGGTGGATATGGCGGGGGCTCTGGTGGACGCCGATTCTAA
- the roa1 gene encoding heterogeneous nuclear ribonucleoprotein A1 isoform X2, whose translation MSKEAPREPEQLRKLFIGGLSFETTDESLREHFEQWGSLTDCVVMRDPANKRSRGFGFVTYSGVNEVDAAMEARPHKVDGRLVEPKRAVSREDSSRPGAHVTVKKIFVGGIKEDTEDSHLRDYFEQFGKIEVIDIMTDRTSGKKRGFAFVTFDDHDAVDRIVIQKYHTLNGHNCEVRKALSRQEMQTTGVGMRGGRGGGGNYGRGGGYGGNDFGRDGGHFDGRGGRGGGYGGGDGGYNNGYGGGDGGYGGGPGGYGGGNRGYGGGQGYGGGQGGGYGGGNGYNDYNNGNGGNFGGGKSMASAQEAAPVGGNFGGGGGGNNYNDFGNYNNQPSNYGPMKGNNFGGSGGGGGGSGGGGSSGGSGGGRSSGPYGGGYGGNSGGGGGGYGGGSGGRRF comes from the exons GCCCCACGTGAACCCGAGCAGCTCCGCAAACTGTTCATCGGAGGTCTGAGCTTCGAAACCACGGATGAGAGTTTGCGAGAACACTTCGAACAATGGGGGTCTCTTACAGATTGTGTG GTCATGCGAGATCCAGCCAACAAACGCTCTAGAGGTTTTGGGTTTGTCACCTACTCTGGTGTGAACGAGGTCGATGCTGCCATGGAAGCACGCCCCCATAAGGTTGATGGTAGGTTGGTAGAGCCCAAGAGGGCTGTTTCCAGAGAGGACTCTAGCCGTCCAGGCGCTCATGTCACAgtgaaaaaaatatttgttggcgGTATCAAGGAAGACACTGAAGACTCCCACCTACGAGACTACTTTGAGCAATTTGGCAAGATTGAAGTAATAGACATTATGACCGACCGCACCAGTGGCAAGAAGAGGGGCTTTGCCTTTGTCACGTTTGATGACCATGATGCAGTGGACAGGATTGTCA TCCAGAAATACCACACGTTGAACGGTCACAACTGTGAAGTGAGGAAAGCATTGTCCAGACAGGAGATGCAGACAACAGGAGTGGGTATGAGGGGTG GCCGCGGAGGTGGCGGCAACTATGGCAGAGGTGGAGGATATGGAGGTAATGATTTTGGCCGTGATGGTGGACACTTCGATGGCCGTG GAGGCAGAGGGGGTGGATACGGAGGAGGAGATGGCGGTTACAACAATGGTTATGGGGGAGGCGACG GTGGTTATGGTGGAGGCCCTGGTGGTTATGGCGGTGGTAACCGTGGCTACGGCGGAGGACAGGGTTATGGTGGAGGACAGGGTGGCGGCTACGGTGGTGGAAATGGCTATAACGACTACAACAATGGCAATGGTGGAAACTTTGGCGGCGGTAAGTCCATGGCTTCCGCACAAGAAGCAGCCCCAGTTGGTG GAAACTTtggcggcggtggcggcggcAACAACTACAATGACTTTGGCAACTACAACAACCAGCCTTCCAACTACGGCCCAATGAAGGGTAACAACTTTGGAGGCagcggtggaggtggtggaggtagcggtggtggtggcagcagtggtGGAAGTGGCGGTGGCAGGAGTAGCGGCCCATATGGAG GTGGATATGGAGGTAACTCAGGAGGTGGCGGCGGTGGATATGGCGGGGGCTCTGGTGGACGCCGATTCTAA
- the roa1 gene encoding Heterogeneous nuclear ribonucleoprotein A1 (The RefSeq protein has 1 substitution compared to this genomic sequence): MSKEAPREPEQLRKLFIGGLSFETTDESLREHFEQWGSLTDCVVMRDPANKRSRGFGFATYSGVNEVDAAMEARPHKVDGRLVEPKRAVSREDSSRPGAHVTVKKIFVGGIKEDTEDSHLRDYFEQFGKIEVIDIMTDRTSGKKRGFAFVTFDDHDAVDRIVIQKYHTLNGHNCEVRKALSRQEMQTTGVGMRGGRGGGGNYGRGGGYGGNSGGGGGGYGGGSGGRRF, translated from the exons GCCCCACGTGAACCCGAGCAGCTCCGCAAACTGTTCATCGGAGGTCTGAGCTTCGAAACCACGGATGAGAGTTTGCGAGAACACTTCGAACAATGGGGGTCTCTTACAGATTGTGTG GTCATGCGAGATCCAGCCAACAAACGCTCTAGAGGTTTTGGGTTTGTCACCTACTCTGGTGTGAACGAGGTCGATGCTGCCATGGAAGCACGCCCCCATAAGGTTGATGGTAGGTTGGTAGAGCCCAAGAGGGCTGTTTCCAGAGAGGACTCTAGCCGTCCAGGCGCTCATGTCACAgtgaaaaaaatatttgttggcgGTATCAAGGAAGACACTGAAGACTCCCACCTACGAGACTACTTTGAGCAATTTGGCAAGATTGAAGTAATAGACATTATGACCGACCGCACCAGTGGCAAGAAGAGGGGCTTTGCCTTTGTCACGTTTGATGACCATGATGCAGTGGACAGGATTGTCA TCCAGAAATACCACACGTTGAACGGTCACAACTGTGAAGTGAGGAAAGCATTGTCCAGACAGGAGATGCAGACAACAGGAGTGGGTATGAGGGGTG GCCGCGGAGGTGGCGGCAACTATGGCAGAGGTGGAGGATATGGAG GTAACTCAGGAGGTGGCGGCGGTGGATATGGCGGGGGCTCTGGTGGACGCCGATTCTAA
- the roa1 gene encoding heterogeneous nuclear ribonucleoprotein A1 isoform X5, whose protein sequence is MSKEAPREPEQLRKLFIGGLSFETTDESLREHFEQWGSLTDCVVMRDPANKRSRGFGFVTYSGVNEVDAAMEARPHKVDGRLVEPKRAVSREDSSRPGAHVTVKKIFVGGIKEDTEDSHLRDYFEQFGKIEVIDIMTDRTSGKKRGFAFVTFDDHDAVDRIVIQKYHTLNGHNCEVRKALSRQEMQTTGVGMRGGRGGGGNYGRGGGYGGNDFGRDGGHFDGRGGRGGGYGGGDGGYNNGYGGGDGGYGGGPGGYGGGNRGYGGGQGYGGGQGGGYGGGNGYNDYNNGNGGNFGGGNFGGGGGGNNYNDFGNYNNQPSNYGPMKGNNFGGSGGGGGGSGGGGSSGGSGGGRSSGPYGGGYGGNSGGGGGGYGGGSGGRRF, encoded by the exons GCCCCACGTGAACCCGAGCAGCTCCGCAAACTGTTCATCGGAGGTCTGAGCTTCGAAACCACGGATGAGAGTTTGCGAGAACACTTCGAACAATGGGGGTCTCTTACAGATTGTGTG GTCATGCGAGATCCAGCCAACAAACGCTCTAGAGGTTTTGGGTTTGTCACCTACTCTGGTGTGAACGAGGTCGATGCTGCCATGGAAGCACGCCCCCATAAGGTTGATGGTAGGTTGGTAGAGCCCAAGAGGGCTGTTTCCAGAGAGGACTCTAGCCGTCCAGGCGCTCATGTCACAgtgaaaaaaatatttgttggcgGTATCAAGGAAGACACTGAAGACTCCCACCTACGAGACTACTTTGAGCAATTTGGCAAGATTGAAGTAATAGACATTATGACCGACCGCACCAGTGGCAAGAAGAGGGGCTTTGCCTTTGTCACGTTTGATGACCATGATGCAGTGGACAGGATTGTCA TCCAGAAATACCACACGTTGAACGGTCACAACTGTGAAGTGAGGAAAGCATTGTCCAGACAGGAGATGCAGACAACAGGAGTGGGTATGAGGGGTG GCCGCGGAGGTGGCGGCAACTATGGCAGAGGTGGAGGATATGGAGGTAATGATTTTGGCCGTGATGGTGGACACTTCGATGGCCGTG GAGGCAGAGGGGGTGGATACGGAGGAGGAGATGGCGGTTACAACAATGGTTATGGGGGAGGCGACG GTGGTTATGGTGGAGGCCCTGGTGGTTATGGCGGTGGTAACCGTGGCTACGGCGGAGGACAGGGTTATGGTGGAGGACAGGGTGGCGGCTACGGTGGTGGAAATGGCTATAACGACTACAACAATGGCAATGGTGGAAACTTTGGCGGCG GAAACTTtggcggcggtggcggcggcAACAACTACAATGACTTTGGCAACTACAACAACCAGCCTTCCAACTACGGCCCAATGAAGGGTAACAACTTTGGAGGCagcggtggaggtggtggaggtagcggtggtggtggcagcagtggtGGAAGTGGCGGTGGCAGGAGTAGCGGCCCATATGGAG GTGGATATGGAGGTAACTCAGGAGGTGGCGGCGGTGGATATGGCGGGGGCTCTGGTGGACGCCGATTCTAA
- the roa1 gene encoding heterogeneous nuclear ribonucleoprotein A1 isoform X1, whose product MSKEAPREPEQLRKLFIGGLSFETTDESLREHFEQWGSLTDCVVMRDPANKRSRGFGFVTYSGVNEVDAAMEARPHKVDGRLVEPKRAVSREDSSRPGAHVTVKKIFVGGIKEDTEDSHLRDYFEQFGKIEVIDIMTDRTSGKKRGFAFVTFDDHDAVDRIVIQKYHTLNGHNCEVRKALSRQEMQTTGVGMRGGRGGGGNYGRGGGYGGNDFGRDGGHFDGRGDADSSVSGGRGGGYGGGDGGYNNGYGGGDGGYGGGPGGYGGGNRGYGGGQGYGGGQGGGYGGGNGYNDYNNGNGGNFGGGKSMASAQEAAPVGGNFGGGGGGNNYNDFGNYNNQPSNYGPMKGNNFGGSGGGGGGSGGGGSSGGSGGGRSSGPYGGGYGGNSGGGGGGYGGGSGGRRF is encoded by the exons GCCCCACGTGAACCCGAGCAGCTCCGCAAACTGTTCATCGGAGGTCTGAGCTTCGAAACCACGGATGAGAGTTTGCGAGAACACTTCGAACAATGGGGGTCTCTTACAGATTGTGTG GTCATGCGAGATCCAGCCAACAAACGCTCTAGAGGTTTTGGGTTTGTCACCTACTCTGGTGTGAACGAGGTCGATGCTGCCATGGAAGCACGCCCCCATAAGGTTGATGGTAGGTTGGTAGAGCCCAAGAGGGCTGTTTCCAGAGAGGACTCTAGCCGTCCAGGCGCTCATGTCACAgtgaaaaaaatatttgttggcgGTATCAAGGAAGACACTGAAGACTCCCACCTACGAGACTACTTTGAGCAATTTGGCAAGATTGAAGTAATAGACATTATGACCGACCGCACCAGTGGCAAGAAGAGGGGCTTTGCCTTTGTCACGTTTGATGACCATGATGCAGTGGACAGGATTGTCA TCCAGAAATACCACACGTTGAACGGTCACAACTGTGAAGTGAGGAAAGCATTGTCCAGACAGGAGATGCAGACAACAGGAGTGGGTATGAGGGGTG GCCGCGGAGGTGGCGGCAACTATGGCAGAGGTGGAGGATATGGAGGTAATGATTTTGGCCGTGATGGTGGACACTTCGATGGCCGTG GTGACGCTGACTCGTCTGTTTCAGGAGGCAGAGGGGGTGGATACGGAGGAGGAGATGGCGGTTACAACAATGGTTATGGGGGAGGCGACG GTGGTTATGGTGGAGGCCCTGGTGGTTATGGCGGTGGTAACCGTGGCTACGGCGGAGGACAGGGTTATGGTGGAGGACAGGGTGGCGGCTACGGTGGTGGAAATGGCTATAACGACTACAACAATGGCAATGGTGGAAACTTTGGCGGCGGTAAGTCCATGGCTTCCGCACAAGAAGCAGCCCCAGTTGGTG GAAACTTtggcggcggtggcggcggcAACAACTACAATGACTTTGGCAACTACAACAACCAGCCTTCCAACTACGGCCCAATGAAGGGTAACAACTTTGGAGGCagcggtggaggtggtggaggtagcggtggtggtggcagcagtggtGGAAGTGGCGGTGGCAGGAGTAGCGGCCCATATGGAG GTGGATATGGAGGTAACTCAGGAGGTGGCGGCGGTGGATATGGCGGGGGCTCTGGTGGACGCCGATTCTAA